CTGTAGCACTTATGGATATGATTTGTCCTCCTTCTACAATCTTTGCAGTATATAACTACTACAAAGGAGAGAAGGAGATTAAAATTTATCCCTTTAATGGGCATGAAGGGGGAGGAAGTTTTCATACGTTAGAAAAAATAAAGTTTGTAAAAAGATATTTAAAATAAAGCCCTGGTAATTTTCCAGGGCTTTTTCTTTATTCTTCTTGCGGTTCTGGGTAATACGCAGAAAAAGCATGTTCTAAAGAATGCTGTAAAAAATTTGATACAGATTTCTAAGTTTGTAATTATAGCTTTTTCTATGGTTTTAGAGCATATAAATTATCTAAATTCTTTAATAACTTTTTCCATATATCTTATCCACTTATGTTCAGGAGCATCATAGAATATTTGCTCTCTTCTTTCTCCTGCTAATACCCAAAGATAATATATTTGATATCCTGGTGCAGCAACTACAGGATGATATCCTCTTTTTATTGTAAGTAGTGAGTTATCTTCTATTAAAAATAACTCATCTATATCTCTTTCTTCAGTAAATACTCTTTGAATTCCGAATCCCTGAGGAGGATATACTTTATAAAAGTATACTTCTTCCATCTTTATCTCTTCTGGATAATTTTCTCTATCATGTTTATGTGGTGGAAAACTAGACCAATTTCCAGGAGGATTTATAGTTTCTCCTACCAAAATTCTTTTTGCATTAATTCTTTTATCTATGATATCTTTTACGTCTCTTCTCCAATTTAAAACCCCTACATTTCTTATAATAACATCTT
This genomic window from Dictyoglomus sp. contains:
- the iolB gene encoding 5-deoxy-glucuronate isomerase, which encodes MFKKVTLEKGLNSLVKEKDMEYIEFDIFKGEKGDDYSFNSKDYEIGLVILSGKCNVKVDGIEFSSLGSRRNVFEGNAFSLYIPNNKDIKIEALEEIEVALCKSKVKTEEDVKLIKPEDVIIRNVGVLNWRRDVKDIIDKRINAKRILVGETINPPGNWSSFPPHKHDRENYPEEIKMEEVYFYKVYPPQGFGIQRVFTEERDIDELFLIEDNSLLTIKRGYHPVVAAPGYQIYYLWVLAGERREQIFYDAPEHKWIRYMEKVIKEFR